One segment of Thermoanaerobaculia bacterium DNA contains the following:
- a CDS encoding TetR/AcrR family transcriptional regulator, which yields MNLQPSRSTRERLIEAALYLFWLKGYEATSVADILERSGVNSGSFYHFFKRKEDLLVAVLQLYIDSLDTVILAPVRERFSDPVERVFGILEFYRQNLVATGCSYGCPIGRLALEIAPEQTEVRRRLAENFDGWTAAVERLLAEDRGRFPAGTDLATLSKFVLTVMEGGVMQARTHRDLAPFDASVAHLREYFRLLAGTGSRSEPQIDA from the coding sequence ATGAACCTGCAGCCAAGTAGAAGCACGCGGGAGAGGCTGATCGAGGCGGCGCTCTATCTCTTTTGGTTGAAAGGATATGAAGCGACGTCGGTGGCCGACATCCTGGAGCGGTCGGGTGTCAATTCCGGCAGCTTCTACCACTTCTTCAAGCGAAAGGAGGACCTTCTCGTTGCCGTCCTGCAGCTCTACATCGACTCCCTCGATACGGTCATCCTCGCCCCCGTTCGCGAGCGGTTCTCCGATCCCGTCGAGCGCGTTTTCGGGATTCTCGAGTTCTACCGGCAGAACCTCGTCGCGACCGGCTGCTCCTACGGGTGCCCCATCGGACGCCTCGCGCTCGAGATCGCGCCGGAGCAGACCGAGGTGCGGCGGAGGCTTGCCGAGAACTTCGACGGCTGGACCGCGGCCGTCGAGCGGCTCCTCGCGGAGGACCGCGGGCGGTTCCCCGCCGGGACCGATCTCGCCACCCTCTCGAAGTTCGTCCTCACCGTCATGGAAGGAGGCGTGATGCAGGCGCGAACGCACCGCGATCTCGCCCCGTTCGACGCCTCGGTCGCGCACCTGCGCGAGTACTTTCGCCTCCTGGCCGGCACCGGGTCTCGGTCCGAGCCGCAGATCGACGCCTGA
- a CDS encoding PHB depolymerase family esterase — MKPAIVRDGIGGRLPTGAAGPAAFLALFCALLPAARTVRAAESGPLEIRLRSGGLERTCLVHAPANRSAAAMPLLLVLHGGSGTADGMVTLTQGRFDALADRDGFVVGYPQGVGRSWNDGRRDLPSRATLERIDDVGFFRELVADLSRRFPIDRRRVFVAGISNGGIMALRLACELPRDVRGVAAVGASLARDLAGGCRAPSAVSVVEIAGTTDPIVPYAGGEVRALGAPRGAVLGAPSTAELWAAKAACRAPAVETDLPAPISDGTRVRKIERPGCASGARVVLYRVEGGGHAWPGGRPYLSERLIGKTSRNLSACDAIWEIFSGLK; from the coding sequence ATGAAACCCGCGATCGTGCGTGACGGGATCGGCGGGCGGCTCCCGACCGGCGCCGCCGGGCCGGCGGCGTTCCTCGCCCTCTTCTGCGCCCTCCTCCCGGCGGCGAGGACGGTTCGCGCGGCGGAATCGGGGCCTCTCGAGATCCGTCTCCGCTCCGGCGGTCTCGAGCGCACGTGCCTCGTCCATGCTCCCGCGAACCGCTCCGCCGCGGCCATGCCGCTCCTTCTCGTCCTCCACGGCGGCAGCGGGACGGCGGATGGAATGGTCACGCTGACGCAGGGCCGCTTCGACGCGCTCGCGGACCGCGACGGCTTCGTGGTCGGGTATCCGCAGGGCGTCGGAAGATCGTGGAACGACGGGCGGCGGGACCTGCCGTCGCGTGCGACGCTCGAACGGATCGACGACGTCGGGTTTTTCCGGGAGCTCGTCGCCGATCTCTCGCGCCGCTTCCCGATCGACCGCCGGCGGGTCTTCGTCGCCGGGATCTCGAACGGGGGAATCATGGCGTTGCGCCTCGCCTGCGAGCTCCCGCGAGACGTGCGGGGCGTCGCGGCGGTCGGCGCCTCGCTGGCGAGGGATCTTGCCGGCGGCTGCCGAGCGCCTTCGGCGGTCTCCGTCGTCGAGATCGCCGGCACCACCGATCCGATCGTTCCCTATGCCGGAGGGGAGGTGAGGGCGCTCGGCGCGCCTCGCGGCGCCGTGCTCGGCGCCCCGTCGACGGCGGAACTGTGGGCGGCGAAGGCCGCCTGCCGCGCACCCGCGGTCGAGACGGATCTTCCCGCCCCGATCTCCGACGGGACCCGCGTCCGGAAGATCGAACGTCCGGGCTGCGCGTCGGGCGCCCGCGTGGTCCTCTATCGAGTGGAAGGGGGCGGCCACGCGTGGCCGGGAGGCCGCCCCTATCTGAGCGAGCGATTGATCGGGAAGACGAGCCGGAACCTCTCCGCGTGCGACGCGATCTGGGAGATCTTTTCCGGGCTGAAGTGA
- a CDS encoding GNAT family protein, translating into MNVAPVTLEGRYVRLEPMTIEHAEPLARVGLDPELWRLQPAPIETAGDMEAYVREALDLQRRGSALPFVIVERGTGEVIGSTRYMDIAPAHRRLEIGATWITPSRQRSGANTEAKRMLLAHAFEALGAIRVVFKTEAGNERSRRALRRIGAVEEGTFRQHLIARSGRRRDMVYFAILESEWPAVRERLAGLLR; encoded by the coding sequence GTGAACGTCGCGCCGGTCACGCTCGAAGGCCGCTACGTCCGGCTGGAACCGATGACGATCGAGCACGCGGAGCCGCTCGCGAGGGTCGGTCTCGACCCGGAACTCTGGCGTCTCCAGCCGGCCCCGATCGAGACGGCCGGCGACATGGAAGCGTACGTGCGGGAAGCCCTCGACCTCCAGCGGCGCGGTTCGGCGCTTCCGTTCGTCATCGTCGAGCGCGGAACGGGCGAAGTCATCGGCAGCACGCGGTACATGGACATCGCCCCCGCGCACCGCCGGCTCGAGATCGGAGCGACGTGGATCACGCCGTCGCGGCAGCGGAGCGGCGCGAACACGGAGGCGAAGCGGATGCTCCTCGCGCACGCGTTCGAGGCGCTCGGCGCGATCCGCGTGGTCTTCAAGACGGAAGCGGGCAACGAGCGATCCCGCCGAGCGCTCCGGCGGATCGGCGCCGTCGAAGAGGGAACGTTTCGACAGCATCTCATCGCCCGCTCGGGGCGGCGCCGCGACATGGTCTATTTCGCGATTCTCGAGAGCGAATGGCCGGCGGTGCGGGAGCGGCTGGCGGGCCTCCTGCGATGA